From the Sandaracinaceae bacterium genome, one window contains:
- a CDS encoding VIT domain-containing protein, which produces MGGHMRAAIGLLLLVGCGSDAALDRTLATVVEVRGEATVSEDAVARLGRAAADQELAVSGLARLEMDVGPQLLLDDGARLTIVDEHTLALGAGRVYAEAGEGEELLLSRGEVTLRLADAAVSVTAEPLSLYVIRGSVSWRSGDERGVVESGQRQTFAPPATEPVTLWHDWTGGLARPGPGDASGPAGVGVLEARVPEEVGQARWPLVIRRLDVQVRVVGDMALTEVEQVFFNPASETVEGLYRVRVPEGAVLQRFAVDRSGRMVDGYVREKAQARQAYEAQVYRGSTLDPALLEWVAPGRYQARIYPIAAGETRRIVVRYAEWLTARDGARLYRYPMGAGRRAPRIQELSVTVELDESGAEHVRAGMGAAIEEGRVRLRRSDFAPRADFWLELDAPQGGQRAWQAPHEPPPRAPNAPAAIGEADERDYWYLPLRLPDALFEDAAEEGMDLVVVADVSAATDRAHLELGRSMVEALTAHLGDNDRVAIVTSDLTIRSLAGEEGLGPATEARVDGLLDALARAPAGGATDLGAALGAAASLLAEDRPGAVIYIGDGAPTVGEMEAAGLLERLARLPAPLRLYAVAIGADANLDLLEALTRGGGLALRVEERAAAADAALSILAHATEPVAQRVEVDLGTGIENVYPRRPVDVVRGAVLPVVGRVRDAPPTQITVRGRIAGEPFEETLDVATLTTEAATDLRLRWAAERLRQMLLDGGGREEVAELGTRYGLITPFTSYYVPSAQELGHLGAAALPWMDRPSLLAEARPEASGWQGALMTIALGPLALAGCADREAASVGSTRAELDLEGEAMEEIPSAAPMGAPEETATDNRYAIQGAADDSVAPAQRAQPTTESERSRGYYADDPAEPEPEAVAAARPATPPPPRSANEPADVAGEDFGLMGAGSGGGGGQRRARRSSASSGARALLDTFGGGDGAPARDRGERSDRLADSTTSQEQSNLRQNARGPAGAEGRTLGWAAGDDDERDEDLDTLDLDTGVRLVTRGGATRTTRVTHERRRCSDASHLSLGDRAALWDERLGLEPSAVGWLRVYRAARRGCELSTWRDRRTLLSRILHRAGNVERMIQVYRLFDAASARGYLRGEILRRVRSPQDLRVVREAFGLGQEPDWELVEQVLERANGDEARLRALRRLAAQYEESFDLKLRLLELLETSGHGPEARRLAERLRTDPRSDAGVRTAVGEMYLRMDREEDARRVFSEIVEFAPLDELARRRLGDLYRAHGWYEDAYRQYQTLASIRPDDPSALLLLAQAAAGTGRIDEALRLEQRLMETGQPGTTQGIARVAQLWTSVRLAKLRRDAREADDDARLDALKRRMRRGGVLTGAGDLRVTLVWSHPDAQIALWAAHPGEGLARPLELTPEHGIEAFDVPEQEDGVYRFEARRMDAESPTDLDAELVVVWHEGEQDEVIHVLPLAFAEGRARYAWTLEGATLAEAR; this is translated from the coding sequence ATGGGGGGGCACATGCGCGCGGCGATCGGGCTGCTCTTGTTGGTGGGCTGCGGCAGCGACGCGGCCCTCGATCGCACGCTGGCGACCGTGGTCGAGGTGCGGGGAGAGGCGACCGTCTCCGAGGACGCGGTGGCGCGGCTCGGCCGCGCGGCGGCGGACCAGGAGCTGGCGGTCAGTGGGCTGGCGCGCCTGGAGATGGACGTCGGGCCGCAGCTCCTGCTCGACGACGGCGCGCGTCTGACGATCGTGGACGAGCACACGCTCGCGCTCGGCGCGGGCCGCGTCTACGCCGAGGCGGGGGAGGGCGAGGAGCTGCTCCTCTCCCGCGGCGAGGTCACACTTCGTCTCGCGGACGCGGCCGTCAGCGTCACCGCCGAGCCGCTCTCCCTGTACGTGATCCGCGGCTCGGTCAGCTGGCGGAGCGGCGACGAGCGCGGCGTGGTCGAGTCGGGTCAGCGGCAGACGTTCGCGCCGCCGGCCACGGAGCCGGTCACGCTCTGGCACGACTGGACGGGCGGGCTGGCGCGGCCCGGACCGGGCGACGCCAGCGGGCCGGCGGGGGTCGGCGTGCTCGAGGCGCGCGTGCCCGAGGAGGTCGGCCAGGCGCGCTGGCCGCTGGTGATCCGTCGGCTCGACGTGCAGGTGCGCGTGGTGGGCGACATGGCGCTCACCGAAGTCGAGCAGGTCTTCTTCAACCCGGCGAGCGAGACGGTGGAGGGGCTCTACCGCGTCCGGGTGCCCGAAGGGGCGGTGCTGCAGCGCTTCGCGGTGGATCGGAGCGGGCGCATGGTCGACGGCTACGTGCGCGAGAAGGCGCAGGCGCGGCAGGCCTACGAGGCGCAGGTCTACCGCGGCTCGACGCTCGACCCCGCGCTGCTCGAGTGGGTCGCGCCCGGGCGCTACCAGGCGCGCATCTACCCCATCGCGGCCGGCGAGACGCGGCGCATCGTCGTGCGGTACGCGGAGTGGCTCACGGCGCGCGACGGCGCGCGGCTCTATCGCTACCCGATGGGGGCCGGGCGGCGCGCGCCGCGCATCCAGGAGCTGTCGGTCACCGTCGAGCTCGACGAGTCGGGGGCGGAGCACGTGCGGGCCGGGATGGGCGCGGCGATCGAGGAGGGGCGCGTGCGCCTCCGCCGGAGCGACTTCGCGCCGCGGGCGGACTTCTGGCTCGAGCTGGACGCGCCCCAGGGCGGGCAGCGCGCCTGGCAGGCGCCGCACGAGCCGCCGCCGCGCGCTCCGAACGCGCCGGCCGCCATCGGCGAGGCGGACGAGCGCGACTACTGGTACCTCCCGCTGCGCTTGCCCGACGCGCTGTTCGAAGACGCCGCCGAGGAGGGCATGGACCTCGTCGTGGTGGCGGACGTGAGCGCCGCGACGGATCGCGCGCACCTCGAGCTCGGCCGCAGCATGGTCGAAGCCTTGACGGCTCACCTCGGCGACAACGACCGCGTGGCGATCGTGACGAGCGACCTGACCATCCGCTCGCTCGCGGGCGAAGAGGGGCTCGGGCCGGCGACCGAGGCGCGGGTGGACGGCCTGCTCGACGCGCTCGCGCGCGCCCCTGCGGGCGGCGCGACGGACCTGGGGGCGGCGCTGGGCGCGGCGGCGAGCCTGCTCGCGGAGGATCGGCCGGGCGCGGTGATCTACATCGGCGACGGCGCGCCCACGGTGGGTGAGATGGAGGCGGCCGGGCTGCTCGAGCGCCTCGCGCGGCTGCCGGCGCCGCTCCGGCTCTACGCGGTCGCGATCGGCGCCGACGCCAACCTCGATCTGCTCGAGGCGCTCACGCGCGGGGGCGGCCTGGCGCTCCGGGTCGAGGAGCGAGCGGCGGCGGCCGACGCGGCGCTGTCGATCCTCGCCCACGCCACCGAGCCCGTGGCCCAGCGGGTCGAGGTCGACCTCGGGACGGGCATCGAGAACGTCTACCCGCGCCGGCCGGTGGACGTGGTGCGCGGCGCGGTGCTGCCCGTGGTCGGTCGCGTGCGCGACGCGCCCCCGACGCAGATCACCGTGCGGGGGCGGATCGCGGGCGAGCCCTTCGAGGAGACGCTCGACGTGGCCACGCTCACCACGGAGGCGGCGACGGACCTGCGCCTCCGCTGGGCCGCGGAGCGGCTGCGGCAGATGCTGCTCGATGGCGGTGGGCGCGAGGAGGTCGCGGAGCTCGGCACGCGTTACGGGCTGATCACGCCCTTCACCAGCTACTACGTGCCGAGCGCGCAGGAGCTGGGGCACCTCGGCGCGGCCGCGCTGCCCTGGATGGATCGGCCGAGCCTGCTCGCCGAGGCGCGACCCGAGGCGTCGGGCTGGCAGGGCGCGTTGATGACGATCGCGCTCGGACCGCTCGCGCTCGCGGGCTGCGCGGACCGGGAGGCGGCGTCCGTCGGCTCGACCCGCGCCGAGCTCGATCTCGAAGGCGAAGCGATGGAGGAGATCCCCAGCGCCGCGCCCATGGGGGCGCCCGAGGAGACGGCGACGGACAACCGCTACGCGATCCAGGGCGCCGCGGACGACAGCGTCGCGCCGGCCCAGCGGGCGCAGCCGACCACCGAGTCGGAGCGCAGCCGCGGCTACTACGCGGACGACCCCGCCGAGCCCGAGCCCGAGGCGGTGGCGGCGGCTCGGCCCGCGACGCCGCCTCCGCCCCGGTCCGCGAACGAGCCGGCGGACGTCGCGGGCGAGGACTTCGGCCTCATGGGCGCGGGGAGCGGGGGCGGCGGCGGGCAGCGGCGCGCGCGTCGCAGCTCGGCGTCGTCGGGGGCCCGAGCCCTGCTCGACACCTTCGGCGGCGGAGACGGCGCGCCCGCGCGAGATCGCGGCGAGCGCTCGGATCGCCTCGCCGACTCCACGACCAGCCAGGAGCAGTCCAACCTGCGCCAGAACGCGCGCGGGCCGGCGGGCGCCGAGGGCCGCACGCTGGGCTGGGCCGCGGGCGACGACGACGAAAGGGACGAAGACCTCGACACGCTCGACCTCGATACGGGGGTGCGGCTCGTCACCCGCGGCGGCGCCACCCGCACGACCCGCGTGACCCACGAGCGCCGACGCTGCTCGGACGCGTCGCATCTCTCTCTGGGAGATCGCGCCGCGCTGTGGGACGAGCGGCTCGGGCTCGAGCCGAGCGCGGTCGGCTGGCTGCGGGTCTATCGCGCGGCGCGCCGCGGCTGCGAGCTGTCCACCTGGCGGGACCGCAGGACCCTGCTGTCGCGCATCCTGCACCGCGCGGGCAACGTCGAGCGCATGATCCAGGTCTACCGCCTCTTCGACGCCGCCTCCGCGCGCGGCTACCTGCGGGGGGAGATCCTGCGCCGTGTACGTTCGCCACAGGACTTGCGGGTCGTGCGCGAGGCGTTCGGGCTCGGCCAGGAGCCGGACTGGGAGCTCGTCGAGCAGGTGCTCGAGCGGGCGAACGGCGACGAGGCGCGGCTGCGCGCGCTCCGGCGGCTGGCGGCGCAGTACGAGGAGAGCTTCGACCTGAAGCTGCGGCTGCTCGAGCTGCTCGAGACGAGCGGCCACGGGCCCGAGGCGCGGCGCCTGGCCGAGCGCCTCCGCACCGACCCGCGCTCCGACGCGGGCGTGCGGACGGCGGTGGGCGAGATGTACCTGCGCATGGACCGCGAGGAGGACGCGCGGCGGGTGTTCAGCGAGATCGTGGAGTTCGCCCCGCTGGACGAGCTCGCGCGGCGACGGCTGGGTGACCTCTACCGCGCGCACGGCTGGTACGAGGACGCCTATCGGCAGTACCAGACGCTCGCGAGCATCCGCCCCGACGACCCCAGCGCGCTCTTGCTCCTCGCGCAGGCTGCGGCGGGGACGGGGCGCATCGACGAGGCGCTCCGGCTGGAGCAGCGACTGATGGAGACGGGACAGCCGGGCACCACGCAGGGCATCGCGCGCGTGGCCCAGCTCTGGACGTCGGTGCGGCTCGCGAAGCTGCGACGCGACGCGCGCGAGGCGGACGACGACGCGCGCCTGGACGCGCTGAAGCGCCGCATGCGCCGCGGTGGGGTGCTCACCGGCGCCGGGGACCTGCGCGTGACCCTGGTCTGGTCGCACCCGGACGCCCAGATCGCGCTCTGGGCCGCGCACCCGGGGGAGGGCCTCGCCCGCCCCCTCGAGCTGACCCCCGAGCACGGCATCGAGGCCTTCGACGTGCCCGAGCAGGAGGACGGCGTGTATCGCTTCGAGGCGCGCCGCATGGACGCCGAGTCCCCCACCGATCTCGACGCCGAGCTCGTCGTGGTCTGGCACGAGGGCGAGCAGGACGAGGTGATCCACGTGCTGCCGCTCGCGTTCGCCGAGGGGCGCGCGCGCTACGCGTGGACCCTCGAGGGCGCGACCCTGGCGGAGGCGCGGTGA
- a CDS encoding NAD(P)-dependent alcohol dehydrogenase, with protein sequence MKAIQFHRYGPADVLRWEEAPDPQPGRGEVRVRVHAAALNPKDVLVRKGKLRVFTGRRFPQRSGYDLAGEVDALGPGVRSLRMGEEVFAMIQSWRAGACAELAIVPEGELAPKPRSISMTDAAGIPLAALTALQALRDLARVRRGERVVINGASGGVGVFAVQIAKLLGAHTVAVCSAKNAEHVSRLGADEVVPYDERALEAEPGPFDVIFDVFGSAPHRKVKHLLGPRGRYVTTIPSPGHVFRDLTTRWTKRPARLVVVRSRRRDLEQLARWVDAGELAPVTDRVWPMADAAEAHAYIETKRARGKVVLEVG encoded by the coding sequence GTGAAGGCGATCCAGTTTCATCGCTACGGGCCGGCCGATGTGCTCCGCTGGGAGGAGGCGCCCGATCCCCAGCCGGGTCGCGGGGAGGTCCGCGTTCGCGTTCACGCGGCGGCGCTGAACCCCAAGGACGTCCTGGTGCGCAAAGGAAAGTTGCGGGTCTTCACCGGGCGTCGGTTCCCGCAGCGATCCGGCTACGACCTCGCCGGGGAGGTGGACGCGCTGGGTCCCGGGGTCCGCTCGCTCCGGATGGGGGAGGAGGTGTTCGCGATGATCCAGAGCTGGCGCGCGGGCGCCTGCGCGGAGCTCGCGATCGTGCCGGAGGGGGAGCTCGCGCCGAAGCCGCGCTCGATCTCGATGACCGACGCGGCGGGCATCCCGCTCGCGGCGCTCACGGCCCTGCAGGCGCTGCGCGATCTCGCGCGCGTGCGGCGGGGTGAGCGGGTCGTGATCAACGGCGCGTCGGGCGGCGTGGGCGTGTTCGCGGTGCAGATCGCGAAGCTCCTCGGCGCGCACACGGTCGCGGTGTGCAGCGCGAAGAACGCCGAGCACGTCTCGCGGCTCGGGGCGGACGAGGTCGTGCCCTACGACGAGCGCGCGCTCGAGGCCGAGCCGGGTCCGTTCGACGTGATCTTCGACGTCTTCGGGAGCGCGCCGCACCGGAAGGTGAAGCACCTGCTGGGTCCGCGCGGCCGCTACGTCACGACCATCCCCTCGCCCGGCCACGTGTTCCGGGATCTGACGACCCGCTGGACGAAGCGGCCGGCGCGCCTGGTCGTGGTGCGGAGCCGCCGGCGGGACCTCGAGCAGCTCGCGCGGTGGGTCGACGCGGGGGAGCTGGCCCCGGTGACCGACCGGGTCTGGCCGATGGCCGACGCGGCGGAGGCGCACGCCTACATCGAGACCAAGCGCGCCCGCGGCAAGGTCGTCCTGGAGGTGGGCTGA
- a CDS encoding DNA-formamidopyrimidine glycosylase family protein, with product MPELAEVEHARRILEEACVGARIERIECDADDIVLEDRAALLALAGRDVRQARRRGKYLWLVLDRGPHPIFHLGMTGAFRRRGDEPLKLASSAKEVDRTWPPRFTKVHLFLTRGGDEGGELVYLNKRRLGRVLLRDAPETEAPIGELGFDPWTDMPSLSRFRELLARRRGVLKGLLLDQRFAAGVGNWVADEVLFQSGIAPRRRVDSLSPEEIERMHASLRDIVRLAVEADARADRFPPDWLFHRRWGKDPNATTADGHPIEHIQVAGRTTAWVPTKQG from the coding sequence ATGCCGGAGCTGGCCGAGGTGGAGCACGCGAGGCGCATCCTGGAGGAGGCGTGCGTGGGCGCGCGCATCGAGCGCATCGAGTGCGACGCCGACGACATCGTGCTCGAGGACCGCGCCGCGCTTCTGGCGCTGGCCGGACGTGACGTGCGCCAGGCGCGCCGTCGCGGCAAGTACCTCTGGCTCGTCCTCGACCGCGGCCCGCACCCGATCTTCCACCTCGGCATGACCGGCGCCTTCCGCCGTCGCGGGGACGAGCCGCTGAAGCTCGCCTCGAGCGCGAAGGAGGTCGACCGGACCTGGCCTCCGCGTTTCACGAAGGTGCACCTGTTCTTGACGCGCGGCGGCGACGAGGGTGGAGAGCTCGTCTACCTCAACAAGCGCCGTCTGGGTCGTGTGCTGCTCCGGGACGCGCCCGAGACCGAGGCGCCGATCGGTGAGCTCGGCTTCGACCCGTGGACCGACATGCCCAGCCTCTCGCGCTTCCGTGAGCTGCTGGCGCGCCGCCGCGGCGTCCTCAAGGGCTTGCTGCTCGATCAGCGCTTCGCCGCGGGCGTGGGCAACTGGGTCGCGGACGAGGTCCTGTTCCAGAGCGGCATCGCTCCCCGGCGCCGCGTCGACTCCCTGAGCCCCGAGGAGATCGAGCGCATGCACGCCTCCTTGCGAGACATCGTGCGCCTCGCCGTCGAAGCCGACGCCCGCGCCGACCGCTTCCCCCCCGACTGGCTCTTCCACCGCCGCTGGGGAAAAGACCCGAACGCAACGACCGCCGACGGCCACCCCATCGAGCACATCCAGGTCGCCGGCCGCACCACCGCCTGGGTCCCCACCAAACAGGGCTAA
- a CDS encoding proteinase inhibitor has protein sequence MNTRLAVLALVLAACDGEAPANPDGGGLDGGGDPSFVASCVYENTFAMSPECREYRGPGWDEASVTRDCQRVFLNSAGELTLGAACAFDDEIGRCTVGDLGADGYLIVSAGDPSSCGAAQTGCETFAGGTFEGAPSCDGCAATGDEGPGAIVPETPDCRDPLPGEPPGLSDGQVCTPTMISGSTEPGRRYDQYADCDVVRTQRPYYAMPTPIEEDPSDPRLADDGYMAEVDWLREQAEASACTCCHSASSTPSGAAAWDTEAGRLWIDTLSDEAVAMFAGFTDSAAFGYFPVEVSNGFDRSETGLPTTDVPRLRAFAERELTRRGLTLSEARELAPFAPQFRELVEYEPEPCEDGIGLDADGLVRWSGGGARYVSILEEGSTSPGVPPNWDLPDGTIWAIRAEFDGPAMSCGMSYGEAPSGTVQRIPSDGSAAPALESGRTYYLAVMRDIAQPITRCTFTAP, from the coding sequence ATGAACACCCGATTGGCTGTGTTGGCCCTCGTCCTCGCCGCGTGCGACGGCGAGGCTCCCGCGAACCCCGACGGCGGCGGCCTCGACGGCGGCGGCGACCCCTCGTTCGTCGCCTCCTGCGTGTACGAGAACACGTTCGCCATGAGCCCGGAGTGCCGCGAGTACCGCGGGCCCGGATGGGACGAGGCCAGCGTCACGCGGGACTGCCAGCGCGTGTTCCTCAACAGCGCGGGCGAGCTGACCCTCGGCGCCGCGTGCGCCTTCGACGACGAGATCGGGCGCTGCACGGTCGGCGACCTGGGCGCGGACGGCTACCTCATCGTCAGCGCCGGCGACCCGTCGTCCTGCGGCGCGGCCCAGACGGGCTGCGAGACCTTCGCGGGCGGCACCTTCGAGGGCGCCCCCTCCTGCGACGGCTGCGCCGCGACGGGAGACGAGGGTCCGGGCGCGATCGTGCCCGAGACGCCCGATTGCCGAGACCCGCTCCCGGGCGAGCCGCCCGGCCTCAGCGACGGTCAGGTCTGCACCCCCACGATGATCAGCGGGTCGACCGAGCCGGGCCGCCGCTACGACCAGTACGCCGACTGCGACGTCGTGCGCACGCAGCGCCCCTACTACGCGATGCCCACCCCCATCGAGGAGGATCCGTCCGACCCGCGCCTCGCAGACGACGGCTACATGGCCGAGGTGGACTGGCTCAGGGAGCAGGCCGAGGCGTCGGCGTGCACGTGCTGCCACTCGGCGAGCTCCACCCCGAGCGGCGCGGCCGCCTGGGACACGGAGGCGGGCCGGCTCTGGATCGACACGCTCAGCGACGAGGCGGTGGCGATGTTCGCCGGCTTCACCGACTCGGCCGCGTTCGGCTACTTCCCGGTCGAGGTCAGCAACGGCTTCGACCGCTCCGAGACGGGGCTGCCCACCACCGACGTGCCGCGCCTCCGGGCCTTCGCGGAGCGCGAGCTGACGCGACGCGGGCTCACGCTTTCGGAGGCGCGCGAGCTGGCGCCCTTCGCCCCGCAGTTCCGCGAGCTCGTCGAGTACGAGCCGGAGCCCTGCGAGGACGGGATCGGTCTCGACGCCGACGGCCTGGTCCGCTGGAGCGGCGGCGGCGCGCGCTACGTCTCGATCCTCGAGGAGGGCTCCACGTCTCCCGGCGTGCCGCCGAACTGGGATCTGCCCGACGGAACCATCTGGGCCATCCGCGCCGAGTTCGACGGCCCGGCGATGAGCTGCGGCATGAGCTACGGCGAGGCGCCGAGCGGCACCGTGCAGCGCATCCCGAGCGACGGCAGCGCGGCTCCCGCCCTCGAGTCCGGCCGCACGTACTACCTCGCGGTGATGCGCGACATCGCCCAGCCCATCACGCGCTGCACGTTCACGGCTCCATGA
- the argS gene encoding arginine--tRNA ligase, translating into MRIEVFLDQLAQQAIKDALDLEAPAVLRPTQDPKHGDYQVNGVMGLAKRLKKNPRELAAGVAEKLVAHEAISEATVAGPGFVNLRLDEAWLAGLLDAAHADRERDGVDASEANKTIVVDFSSPNIAKQMHVGHLRSTIIGDAIVRLLRFVGHEVIGDNHLGDWGTQFGLLIVGMREWGDEAALEADPVPELERVYKLASAKAKEDEAFAESARAELAKLQQGDAENRALWEKFVAVSKRSLNALYARLDVEFDEWLGESAYDDMLPGVVETLLEKKIAREDQGAICVFFNELEGVPGKLAKQEVPFIVRKGDGAFLYSTSDIATVLYRKERWDADESLYVVGQPQKQHFQQLFEVVRQLGVGMKLEHVEFGSVLNAEGKLIRTRSADGKPITLASLLDEAEERAEQKMLEELKLDAELAASLKKTVGIGAVKYADLKQNRTSDYKFDFDKMVALDGNAGPYLQFQHARCCSILRKGEIDPSGLGGAITLAHDDEKALGRRLAKFPDVVHAAAEQAMPHYITDHLYALARDYSAFFTNCQVLKSEGAQRESRLALVNLTRRQMKRGLGLLGIEAPERM; encoded by the coding sequence ATGCGGATCGAAGTCTTCCTCGACCAGCTGGCCCAGCAGGCGATCAAGGACGCGCTCGACCTCGAGGCGCCCGCCGTCTTGCGCCCGACGCAGGACCCCAAGCACGGCGACTACCAGGTCAATGGCGTGATGGGGCTCGCCAAGCGACTGAAGAAGAACCCGCGCGAGCTGGCGGCCGGCGTGGCCGAGAAGCTCGTGGCGCACGAGGCCATCTCGGAGGCCACGGTGGCCGGCCCGGGCTTCGTGAACCTGCGCCTCGACGAGGCCTGGCTCGCCGGGCTGCTCGACGCCGCGCACGCCGACCGCGAGCGCGACGGGGTGGACGCGTCGGAGGCGAACAAGACCATCGTGGTCGACTTCTCGAGCCCCAACATCGCCAAGCAGATGCACGTCGGGCACCTCCGCTCGACCATCATCGGCGACGCCATCGTGCGGCTCCTGCGCTTCGTCGGGCACGAGGTCATCGGGGACAACCACCTCGGCGACTGGGGCACGCAATTCGGCTTGCTCATCGTGGGCATGCGCGAGTGGGGTGACGAGGCCGCGCTCGAGGCCGACCCGGTGCCCGAGCTCGAGCGGGTCTACAAGCTCGCGAGCGCCAAGGCGAAAGAAGACGAGGCCTTCGCGGAGAGCGCCCGGGCCGAGCTGGCCAAGCTCCAGCAGGGCGACGCGGAGAACCGCGCGCTGTGGGAGAAGTTCGTCGCCGTCTCGAAGCGCTCGCTGAACGCGCTCTACGCCCGGCTCGACGTGGAGTTCGACGAGTGGCTCGGCGAGAGCGCCTACGACGACATGCTGCCGGGCGTGGTCGAGACGCTGCTCGAGAAGAAGATCGCCCGCGAGGACCAGGGCGCGATCTGCGTCTTCTTCAACGAGCTCGAGGGCGTGCCGGGCAAGCTCGCCAAGCAAGAGGTGCCCTTCATCGTGCGCAAGGGCGACGGCGCCTTCCTCTACTCCACGAGCGACATCGCCACGGTCCTCTACCGCAAGGAGCGCTGGGACGCGGACGAGAGCCTCTACGTGGTCGGGCAGCCGCAGAAGCAGCACTTCCAGCAGCTCTTCGAGGTGGTCCGCCAGCTCGGGGTGGGGATGAAGCTCGAGCACGTCGAGTTCGGCAGCGTGCTGAACGCCGAGGGCAAGCTCATCCGGACCCGCTCCGCGGACGGCAAGCCGATCACGCTCGCGAGCCTGCTCGACGAAGCCGAGGAGCGCGCCGAGCAGAAGATGCTGGAGGAGTTGAAGCTCGACGCCGAGCTCGCCGCGAGCCTGAAGAAGACGGTGGGCATCGGGGCGGTGAAGTACGCCGACCTCAAGCAGAACCGGACCAGCGACTACAAGTTCGATTTCGACAAGATGGTCGCGCTCGACGGCAACGCGGGGCCGTACCTCCAGTTCCAGCACGCGCGCTGCTGCTCGATCCTGCGCAAGGGCGAGATCGACCCGAGCGGGCTCGGCGGCGCCATCACGCTCGCGCACGACGACGAGAAGGCGCTCGGGCGGCGGCTCGCGAAGTTCCCCGACGTGGTGCACGCGGCGGCCGAGCAGGCGATGCCGCACTACATCACCGACCACCTCTACGCGCTGGCGCGCGACTACAGCGCGTTCTTCACCAATTGCCAGGTCCTCAAGAGCGAAGGCGCCCAGCGGGAGAGCCGGCTCGCGCTCGTGAACCTGACGCGGCGGCAGATGAAGCGCGGGCTGGGGCTGCTCGGGATCGAGGCGCCCGAGCGCATGTAG
- a CDS encoding GNAT family N-acetyltransferase — MDELTKAEREAAVALLTVAFDADPFFRFMEPDPRERAALIEEVMRGNVELALGAKNAFGLASEERVEGVCLWFAPGAYPPPAWRAALARGGSVARTIASWIAAPSRAKPEVITTALRIETLLDEGHPTEPFWYLQILGVDPTRQGRGIGSRMLREALAMADRDDVASVLETSKPANLRLYERYGFRITRTTRLDSSPPIWTMQRARGGHP; from the coding sequence GTGGACGAGCTTACGAAGGCGGAGCGAGAGGCGGCGGTGGCGCTCCTGACGGTGGCCTTCGACGCGGACCCGTTCTTCCGCTTCATGGAGCCCGACCCGCGGGAGCGAGCGGCGCTGATCGAGGAGGTCATGCGCGGCAACGTGGAGCTCGCGCTGGGCGCGAAGAACGCCTTCGGGCTCGCCTCGGAGGAGCGCGTCGAGGGGGTCTGCCTGTGGTTCGCGCCGGGGGCGTATCCGCCTCCCGCGTGGCGCGCGGCGCTCGCCCGCGGCGGCTCGGTGGCGCGCACGATCGCGAGCTGGATCGCGGCCCCGTCCCGCGCGAAGCCCGAGGTCATCACCACCGCGCTGCGCATCGAGACCTTGCTCGACGAGGGGCACCCGACCGAGCCCTTCTGGTACCTCCAGATCCTCGGCGTCGACCCGACGCGCCAGGGCCGCGGCATCGGGAGCCGCATGCTGAGGGAGGCGCTCGCGATGGCGGACCGGGACGACGTGGCCAGCGTGCTCGAGACGAGCAAGCCCGCGAACCTGCGGCTCTACGAGCGCTACGGCTTCCGCATCACGCGCACCACCCGCCTCGACTCGAGCCCGCCCATCTGGACGATGCAGCGGGCGCGAGGCGGGCATCCGTAG
- a CDS encoding DUF4833 domain-containing protein produces the protein MTWHSKASAVGTLLFVLLSGLAFVATAHATPSFGSHDVRTVFHIAKSDDRNRVDYGVHLNAQCQPVGEEPVYAYWHRFEPGHPRFGDLGFMDSRVYGITSQAVRTRSDNGTWVEMHLAAFPEMRILVLIQRHEGQCVARAQIPVRNRPAFVDRVFVQLRPLGVEYVRFRGIDVQTGQPVSERRRPPSQW, from the coding sequence ATGACTTGGCACTCGAAGGCGTCCGCGGTGGGGACGCTTCTGTTCGTTCTCCTCTCGGGTCTCGCCTTCGTCGCCACCGCCCACGCGACGCCCTCCTTCGGCTCCCACGACGTGCGGACCGTGTTCCACATCGCCAAGAGCGACGACCGGAACCGCGTCGACTACGGCGTGCACCTGAACGCCCAGTGCCAGCCGGTGGGCGAGGAGCCGGTCTACGCCTACTGGCACCGCTTCGAGCCGGGCCACCCGCGCTTCGGCGACCTCGGCTTCATGGACAGCCGCGTCTACGGCATCACCTCGCAGGCGGTGCGCACCCGCTCCGACAACGGCACCTGGGTCGAGATGCACCTCGCGGCCTTCCCCGAGATGCGCATCCTGGTCCTGATCCAGCGCCACGAGGGGCAGTGCGTCGCCCGCGCGCAGATCCCGGTGCGCAACCGCCCGGCCTTCGTCGACCGGGTCTTCGTGCAGCTCCGCCCGCTCGGCGTGGAGTACGTCCGCTTCCGCGGCATCGACGTGCAGACCGGGCAACCGGTGAGCGAGCGCCGTCGCCCGCCCTCCCAGTGGTAG